One part of the Vicia villosa cultivar HV-30 ecotype Madison, WI linkage group LG6, Vvil1.0, whole genome shotgun sequence genome encodes these proteins:
- the LOC131611799 gene encoding uncharacterized protein LOC131611799 produces the protein MSSPITYPVITDDKDLDDAALWAMIDSASASHSSSKHKPLAIKYHHNRQSPSPITNHSPPPPPSKFPKYSNNITDSGEVVQDPWPYGPPRKIARICSSSSCETSPLAIVQTAQKTPTAMVYSSPEIRKVNEVSPRCFGRNDEERDNGMRHSLSGMFPTVSLFKEYQNAAMAILEKSDYTLISGNPYIKKTGWRKISCYFNISYEIRDKNIEFDGDRNVQRAEFVIRAHMQGGRFSDGWGSCDRREKRFQKPNHDVPSTAETRAKNKACQDLLGIGEYRPGAASQFR, from the exons ATGTCATCACCAATCACATATCCAGTAATCACCGACGACAAAGATCTCGACGACGCCGCATTATGGGCGATGATCGACTCCGCCTCCGCCTCACATTCTTCCTCCAAGCACAAACCACTCGCAATCAAATACCATCACAACCGCCAATCACCTTCTCCAATCACAAATCACTCACCACCGCCTCCACCGTCAAAGTTTCCGAAATACTCTAATAATATCACTGACAGTGGCGAAGTTGTTCAAGATCCTTGGCCTTATGGACCGCCGAGGAAGATCGCAAGAATCTGCAGTTCGAGCTCCTGTGAAACTAGTCCTTTAGCTATAGTTCAAACTGCACAGAAGACGCCGACGGCAATGGTTTATTCGTCACCGGAGATCAGAAAAGTTAACGAGGTATCGCCGCGGTGCTTTGGGAGGAATGATGAAGAGAGAGATAATGGGATGCGGCATAGCTTGTCTGGAATGTTTCCTACGGTTTCTTTGTTTAAGGAGTATCAAAATGCAGCTATGGCG ATTTTGGAGAAAAGTGATTACACTTTGATTTCGGGGAATCCTTACATTAAAAAGACAG GTTGGAGAAAGATTTCTTGTTATTTCAATATTTCTTACGAAATTAGAGACAAGAATATTGAGTTCGACGGGGATCGCAATGTTCAGCGAGCTGAGTTTGTCATTCGTGCACACATGCA GGGTGGCAGGTTCTCAGATGGATGGGGCTCTTGTGATCGACGTGAAAAGAGATTTCAGAAACCAAATCATGATGTACCAAGCACAGCCGAAACGAGAGCCAAAAATAAAGCTTGTCAA GACCTACTAGGAATTGGGGAATATCGACCAGGTGCAGCAAGTCAGTTTCGGTGA
- the LOC131614033 gene encoding uncharacterized protein LOC131614033: protein MFFFFAGGLEQQVRQVVKSGVGKCINYSSRADLVEYDKVLKLFFVPVWRWPGKDNLLYCQDCKFLFPQSYSLPPPSNDGSTLPDALKCFGFLVSYGFAYLKKEVSCVNLKKEKKKKTQIVTETRQEFLINIVPKY from the coding sequence ATGTTTTTCTTTTTCGCAGGAGGGTTAGAACAACAAGTCCGACAGGTAGTGAAATCCGGTGTCGGAAAGTGCATCAACTACAGTTCACGCGCTGATCTTGTTGAATACGACAAAGTTTTGAAGCTCTTTTTCGTTCCCGTTTGGCGATGGCCTGGGAAGGACAATCTCTTGTATTGCCAAGACTGCAAGTTTTTGTTTCCTCAATCCTATTCTCTTCCTCCGCCGTCGAACGATGGTTCTACGTTGCCGGACGCCTTGAAATGTTTCGGTTTTCTGGTGTCTTATGGTTTTGCTTATTTGAAAAAAGAAGTTTCATGTGTTAActtgaaaaaggaaaagaaaaaaaaaactcagatTGTAACTGAAACCAGACAGGAATTCTTAATTAACATTGTACCAAAATATTGA